A region of Cucumis melo cultivar AY chromosome 2, USDA_Cmelo_AY_1.0, whole genome shotgun sequence DNA encodes the following proteins:
- the LOC103502343 gene encoding uncharacterized protein LOC103502343, translated as MGKKTKKPGKGKEKTEKKTAKAEEKRARRESKKLSPEDDIDAILLSIQKEEAKKKEVHVEENVPAPSPRSNCSLTINPLKETELILYGGEFYNGTKTYVYGDLYRYDVEKLEWKVISSPNSPPPRSAHQAVAWKNYLYIFGGEFTSPNQERFHHYKDFWVLDLKTNQWEQLNLKGCPSPRSGHRMVLYKHKIIVFGGFYDTLREVRYYNDMYVFDLDQYKWQEVKPSPGAMWPSPRSGFQFFVHQDEVFLYGGYFKEIQSDKGTSERGVVHADMWSLDPRTWQWNKVKKGGMPPGPRAGFSMCVHKRRALLFGGVVDMEVEGGDAMMSLFLNELYAFQIDNHRWYPLELRKEKSIKAKIKKNSDQKDNEAALDDNINEEVIDVGKTEAPVVDESCSMETDIDEIFHHISSSVSINNGGLEISSGKKQQESSSNKNAVLPEVIKPCGRINSCVVVGRDTLYIYGGMMEIKDREITLDDLYALNLSKLDEWKCIIPATESEWVEASEDEDGEDDEDDSENDDNSEGSNESDGDSDEEDFEAGNDGSQKVGDAVALIKGEGRNLRRKEKRARIEQIRANLGLSDSQRTPMPGESLREFYKRTNLYWQMAAHEHTQHTGKELRKDGFDLAESRYRELKPILDELAILEAEQKAEEAEAPETSSRKRGKKKNK; from the exons ATGGGGAAGAAGACGAAGAAACCCGGGAAGGGAAAAGAGAAGACTGAGAAAAAAACAGCCAAAGCCGAGGAAAAGAGAGCTCGTAGGGAGAGTAAGAAGCTCTCTCCCGAGGACGACATTGATGCAATTCTC TTGAGTATACAAAAGGAGGAAGCGAAGAAAAAGGAAGTTCACGTTGAGGAGAATGTCCCTGCGCCATCTCCTCGGTCCAATTGTTCG TTGACTATCAATCCCTTAAAAGAAACAGAGTTGATCCTTTATGGAGGTGAATTCTACAATGGTACTAAG ACATATGTCTATGGTGATCTGTATCGGTACGATGTTGAGAAACTAGAGTGGAAAGTAATTTCAAGTCCGAATAGCCCGCCTCCTCGTAGTGCTCATCAAGCTGTTGCCTGGAAGAATTATCTCTATATTTTTG GTGGAGAGTTTACATCTCCTAACCAAGAGAGGTTTCATCACTACAAG GATTTCTGGGTACTGGACCTGAAAACAAATCAATGGgaacaattaaatttaaaaggTTGTCCCAGTCCACGCTCTGGTCATCGGATG GTCTTATACAAGCacaaaattattgtttttgGTGGCTTCTATGACACTTTAAGAGAAGTGAG ATACTATAAcgatatgtatgtatttgatCTGGACCAGTACAAG TGGCAAGAAGTAAAGCCCAGTCCTGGTGCAATGTGGCCTAGTCCTCGAAGtggttttcaattttttgttcACCAAGATGAG GTTTTCTTGTATGGTGGCTATTTTAAAGAAATTCAATCTGATAAGGGCACTTCTGAAAGAGGAGTTGTGCATGCAGACATGTGGTCCCTTGATCCGAGGACTTGGCAATGGAACAAG GTAAAAAAAGGTGGGATGCCACCTGGGCCTCGTGCAGGGTTCTCCATGTGTGTTCATAAGAGGCGGGCCTTGCTATTTGGGGGAGTGGTGGACATGGAAGTTGAAG GCGGTGATGCAATGATGAGTCTATTCTTGAATGAACTCTATGCATTTCAAATAGACAACCATCGATG GTATCCTCTAGAGTTACGGAAGGAGAAGTCGATAAAGGCAAAG attaaaaaaaattctgaCCAAAAGGACAATGAGGCTGCGTTGGATGATAATATAAATGAGGAGGTCATTGACGTTGGCAAAACTGAAGCTCCAGTCGTGGATGAATCATGCAGCATGGAAACTGACATTGATGAAATATTTCATCACATATCTTCATCTGTGTCTATTAACAATGGTGGATTGGAAATAAGTTCTGGCAAAAAACAACAAGAATCTAGTTCAAACAAAAATGCTGTTTTGCCCGAG GTGATTAAGCCCTGTGGACGTATTAACTCCTGCGTGGTAGTTGGAAGAGATACATTGTACATATATGGTGGTATGATGGAGATTAAAGATCGAGAGATCACCCTTGATGACTTGTATGCTCTCAATCTCAGTAAACTTGATGAATGGAAGTGCATTATACCG GCCACGGAATCTGAATGGGTAGAAGCCTCAGAGGATGAAGATGgggaagatgatgaagatgacagTGAGAATGATGATAATTCTGAAGGAAGCAATGAAAGTGATGGGGATAGTGATGAGGAGGATTTTGAG GCTGGGAATGACGGGTCGCAAAAAGTAGGAGATGCTGTAGCTTTAATCAAGGGTGAGGGCAGGAATCTTCGTAGGAAGGAGAAGCGGGCAAGGATTGAACAAATCAGAGCTAACCTTGGGCTTTCAGATTCACAAAGAACTCCTATG CCTGGAGAATCTCTAAGGGAGTTCTATAAACGTACAAATCTTTACTGGCAAATGGCGGCACATGAGCATACGCAACATACTGGAAAG GAACTTCGGAAAGATGGTTTCGATCTTGCCGAATCTCGTTACAGGGAGCTTAAACCCATCCTTGATGAG CTTGCCATATTGGAGGCAGAGCAGAAAGCAGAAGAGGCAGAAGCTCCTGAAACTAGTTCAAGAAAAAGAGGCAAgaagaaaaataagtaa